The Arachis duranensis cultivar V14167 chromosome 2, aradu.V14167.gnm2.J7QH, whole genome shotgun sequence genome has a window encoding:
- the LOC107475476 gene encoding 6,7,8-trihydroxycoumarin synthase-like — MVSPLLLILFLTLPFLLFFFFFQKQKNKAFPPGPKALPIIGNLHQLHFPTLHIQLWKLSKLYGPSFSIKLGLRPCLVVSNSKMAQEVLKTHDIEFCGRPSFLAQKKISYNRIEIAFSAYNDSWKAIKKICITHFLNSSSVSKFSSIRQFEVNQMIKEISIQASSKSVTNLNDAILSLTNTIISRIAFGRSYKDDKGIIVAKRLLGLLNESQALLGAFFVSDYVPFMGWIDKLRGMHSLLERSYQKFDEFLQEIVNQHLDPKRQKSDDEEEEDNVIDVLLKLKNDKEQSFPSDLTYDHIKAVLVDILIGGTYSSAATSTWAMANLMKNSKAMMKVQEEVRNFFGSKGFVDEDEIRNNNNVLPYLKAVIKETLRLVPPLPLLLTRETNEACKIGEYEIEAKTLVYVNAWAIQRDPEIWKDPEEFYPERFLKSSIDFKGQDFELIPFGSGRRICPGLNMGVATVEIIVANLLFWFDWEIPIGMEDLDNNEVKPGIVHSKKNPLYLRAKNYYHMGVINE; from the exons ATGGTGTCCCCACTTCTCTTAATTCTATTCCTAACTCTTCCtttcttattgtttttcttcttctttcaaaaacaaaagaacaaagcCTTTCCACCAGGTCCTAAAGCCCTTCCAATAATTGGAAACCTTCACCAATTGCATTTTCCTACCCTTCATATTCAACTATGGAAGCTCTCAAAATTATATGGTCCTTCGTTCTCAATCAAACTAGGTTTAAGGCCATGTCTTGTTGTATCCAATTCCAAAATGGCCCAAGAAGTGTTGAAAACTCATGACATTGAATTTTGTGGAAGGCCTTCTTTTCTTGCCCAAAAGAAAATTTCCTACAATAGGATTGAAATTGCATTTTCAGCATACAATGATTCTTGGAAAGCAATCAAGAAAATTTGTATTACCCATTTCCTTAATTCAAGTAGTGTCTCCAAATTCTCCTCTATACGCCAATTTGAAGTGAATCAAATGATCAAGGAGATATCAATTCAAGCTTCTTCTAAAAGTGTGACAAATTTGAATGATGCAATTTTGTCACTTACCAACACTATAATTTCTAGAATTGCTTTTGGAAGAAGCTATAAAGATGATAAAGGAATTATTGTTGCTAAGAGGTTACTTGGTTTGCTTAATGAATCTCAAGCTTTGTTAGGAGCATTCTTTGTTTCTGATTATGTTCCATTCATGGGGTGGATTGATAAACTTAGAGGTATGCATTCTCTTCTTGAAAGAAGTTATCAGAAATTTGATGAATTCTTGCAAGAAATTGTCAACCAACACcttgatccaaagagacaaaaatctgatgatgaagaagaagaagataatgtCATTGATGTCTTATTGAAGCTGAAGAATGATAAGGAGCAGTCATTTCCATCTGATCTCACTTATGATCACATCAAAGCTGTGCTAGTG gacATACTTATTGGAGGGACATATTCAAGTGCTGCCACATCAACTTGGGCCATGgccaatctaatgaagaactcTAAAGCAATGATGAAAGTTCAAGAAGAAGTTAGAAACTTCTTTGGAAGCAAAGGCTTTGTTGATGAAGAtgaaataagaaataataataatgttctaCCTTATCTTAAGGCAGTGATAAAAGAGACACTTAGATTAGTGCCACCATTACCACTATTATTAACAAGAGAAACAAATGAAGCATGCAAAATAGGAGAATATGAAATTGAAGCCAAGACATTAGTGTATGTTAATGCATGGGCAATTCAAAGGGATCCTGAAATTTGGAAAGACCCAGAAGAGTTTTATCCTGAGAGATTCTTGAAAAGTTCAATTGATTTTAAGGGTCAAGATTTTGAGCTGATTCCATTTGGTTCTGGAAGGAGAATTTGCCCTGGATTGAATATGGGAGTTGCAACGGTGGAGATTATTGTTGCTAATCTTCTTTTTTGGTTTGATTGGGAGATTCCAATTGGGATGGAAGACTTGGATAATAATGAAGTCAAACCAGGGATTGTTCATAGCAAAAAGAATCCTCTTTATCTTAGGGCCAAGAATTATTATCATATGGGAgtaattaatgaatga